Proteins found in one Hypericibacter terrae genomic segment:
- a CDS encoding GNAT family N-acetyltransferase yields the protein MKILETRRLILRTLRPDDLDDLFALYRDPEIRRYFPDGTLTREQTREELDWFVGGGDPDHPRLGLWATLDKETGRFIGRCGLIPWGIDGRDEVEVAYLLAKDHWRQGLGGEITQALLHYGFKELGLSRLIALIDPENQASIRTAEKAGLRFERRIEHEGMRCSLYAIATPVR from the coding sequence ATGAAGATTCTCGAGACGAGACGCCTCATCCTGAGGACGCTGAGGCCGGACGACCTCGACGACCTGTTCGCGCTCTATCGCGATCCGGAGATCCGCCGCTATTTTCCCGACGGCACCCTGACCCGCGAGCAGACCCGGGAGGAACTCGACTGGTTCGTCGGAGGCGGCGATCCCGATCATCCGCGGCTGGGACTCTGGGCGACCCTGGACAAGGAGACCGGCCGCTTCATCGGCCGTTGCGGCCTGATCCCCTGGGGCATCGACGGACGAGATGAGGTCGAGGTCGCCTATCTGCTCGCCAAGGACCATTGGCGTCAGGGGCTGGGTGGCGAGATCACCCAGGCCCTGCTGCATTACGGCTTCAAGGAGTTAGGCCTGTCGCGGCTGATTGCGCTGATCGATCCGGAGAACCAAGCCTCGATCCGCACGGCCGAGAAAGCGGGCCTCCGGTTCGAGCGCCGCATCGAGCATGAGGGAATGCGCTGCTCCCTCTACGCAATCGCGACGCCGGTTCGGTGA
- a CDS encoding ABC transporter ATP-binding protein, translating to MAETKEPLVRLEGLCKSYDTQVAVERFDLSIAKGEFVVLLGPSGSGKTTVLSMLGGFTEPSEGRVLIEGADVTALPPAKRPTATVFQDYALFPHMSVRANVGFGLAMRKVSRVARDIRADEVLKLVGLEGFGSRRVHQLSGGQRQRVALARAIAVKPAVLLLDEPLGALDLALRRQMQEELVHIQKRLGTSFVHVTHDQEEAMSVADKIVVMNKGRVEDRGTPSRIYRRPASLFTATFMGENNILPAKLVARSGDELTVETALGRFLLVGGEDASALQPGAALHVALRPEQIFPAATAPEDAVPLGAAILTELVFQGTHWRAHAKAGGKGALDLLLRLPPDLAPAAGEALDILARPQDMTVLTR from the coding sequence ATGGCTGAGACCAAAGAACCGCTGGTCCGGCTCGAAGGACTCTGCAAGAGCTACGACACGCAGGTCGCGGTCGAGCGCTTCGACCTGTCCATCGCCAAGGGCGAGTTCGTGGTGCTGCTGGGTCCCTCGGGCAGCGGCAAGACCACGGTGCTCTCGATGCTGGGCGGCTTCACCGAGCCCAGCGAGGGCCGGGTGCTGATCGAGGGCGCCGACGTGACGGCGCTGCCGCCGGCGAAACGCCCGACCGCGACGGTGTTCCAGGATTACGCCCTGTTCCCGCATATGAGCGTGCGCGCCAATGTCGGCTTCGGGCTCGCCATGCGGAAGGTGAGCAGGGTTGCGCGCGACATCCGCGCCGACGAGGTGCTGAAGCTGGTCGGGCTCGAAGGCTTCGGGTCGCGGCGCGTGCATCAGCTCTCGGGCGGCCAGCGCCAGCGCGTGGCGCTGGCCCGCGCCATCGCGGTCAAGCCGGCGGTCCTGCTGCTGGACGAGCCGCTGGGCGCCCTCGACCTGGCGCTGCGCCGGCAGATGCAGGAGGAGCTCGTCCATATCCAGAAGCGGCTCGGCACCAGCTTCGTCCATGTGACCCACGACCAGGAGGAGGCGATGAGCGTCGCCGACAAGATCGTGGTGATGAACAAGGGCCGGGTCGAGGATCGCGGCACGCCCTCGCGCATCTATCGCCGCCCGGCCAGCCTCTTCACCGCGACCTTCATGGGCGAGAACAATATCCTCCCTGCCAAGCTCGTGGCCCGATCGGGCGACGAACTCACGGTGGAGACCGCGCTCGGCCGCTTCCTGCTGGTGGGCGGCGAGGACGCGTCGGCCCTGCAGCCCGGCGCTGCACTCCACGTCGCTCTTCGCCCCGAGCAGATCTTTCCGGCGGCGACGGCGCCCGAGGATGCGGTGCCGCTGGGAGCGGCCATCCTGACCGAGCTGGTGTTCCAGGGAACACACTGGCGCGCCCATGCCAAGGCCGGCGGCAAGGGGGCGCTCGATCTCTTGCTGCGGTTGCCGCCCGATCTGGCGCCGGCCGCGGGAGAGGCTCTCGACATCCTTGCCCGCCCCCAGGACATGACGGTGCTGACACGCTGA
- a CDS encoding 4Fe-4S binding protein: MAEQRTILLCSCEDTMPTDAKAMRRACPDAGVVVGRQFCRAELERVRTALASDSPVTIGCTQEAPLFREVAGENGSDIAFVNLRETAGWSADATRAGPKMAALVAAAAEPMPDTSFVELVSEGVVLIYGCDDRAVEAAQRLEDHLDVTVMIVGSADITAPRQTVFPVVKGRIRSATGYLGAFKIVVDGYATASPSSRTALTFGAGRDGAVSHCDILLDLSGGGPLFAAADLRDGYLRADPADPAGVLAAVLRARDLVGRFDKPRYINFSQELCAHSRSGIVGCHRCLDLCPTGAIKPAGDHVTIDDKICAGCGQCATACPTGAASYALPPVDALLRKIRTLLTTYRDAGGLDPVLLLHDEPHGASLIDALARHGDGLPAYVLPLSVNESTQVGLEATVAAFAYGASAVRFLLRQKPRHDPLGLTQTIELADAVLQGLGLGDTRVATIETDDPFVLGDQLRAIVPAPAVPRPASFLPLGSKRSVLRLSLGELHRAAASPVDVVALPAGAPFGAVEIDAEGCTLCLSCVSACPTGALSDDPDAPKLRFTEDACVQCGLCKATCPEKVISLVPRMNFRTTAGTARVLKEEEPFHCIRCNKPFGVKSTIERVAAKLEGKHWMYPGSAKRLDVIKMCADCRVIAATEDDLDPYGAPARPRPRTTDDYLRERQKRNDG; this comes from the coding sequence ATGGCCGAACAGCGCACAATTCTGCTGTGTTCCTGCGAAGACACGATGCCGACCGACGCCAAGGCGATGCGGCGCGCCTGCCCGGATGCAGGCGTGGTCGTGGGACGGCAGTTTTGCCGGGCGGAGCTGGAGCGTGTTCGAACCGCCTTGGCTTCGGACTCCCCGGTGACGATTGGCTGCACGCAGGAGGCACCCCTGTTTCGCGAGGTCGCCGGCGAAAATGGCAGCGACATTGCCTTTGTGAACCTTCGCGAAACCGCCGGCTGGTCGGCCGATGCCACCCGTGCGGGACCCAAAATGGCAGCACTTGTCGCTGCGGCTGCGGAACCGATGCCAGATACCTCCTTCGTGGAGCTCGTCAGCGAGGGGGTCGTGCTGATCTATGGATGCGATGACCGTGCCGTCGAAGCCGCCCAGCGCCTCGAGGATCATCTCGACGTCACGGTCATGATTGTCGGAAGCGCCGACATTACGGCGCCGCGGCAGACCGTGTTTCCCGTCGTCAAAGGGCGCATCCGGTCCGCAACGGGATATCTGGGCGCATTCAAAATCGTCGTGGACGGCTATGCCACGGCATCACCGTCGTCGCGCACTGCCCTCACTTTCGGGGCCGGGCGCGATGGAGCCGTCTCTCATTGCGACATCCTGCTCGATTTATCGGGAGGGGGCCCCCTCTTTGCCGCGGCTGACCTCCGCGACGGCTATCTGCGCGCCGATCCGGCCGATCCCGCCGGTGTGCTCGCCGCGGTATTGCGGGCTCGCGATCTCGTGGGTCGTTTCGACAAGCCCCGCTACATCAACTTTTCCCAAGAGCTCTGCGCGCATTCCCGCTCCGGCATCGTCGGCTGCCACCGCTGCCTCGACCTTTGTCCGACCGGCGCCATCAAGCCCGCGGGCGATCATGTGACGATCGATGACAAGATCTGCGCCGGTTGCGGTCAATGCGCGACCGCCTGCCCGACCGGCGCGGCGAGCTATGCCCTTCCCCCTGTCGACGCCCTCCTGCGCAAGATACGAACGCTGCTCACAACCTATCGTGACGCCGGCGGCCTGGATCCTGTCCTGCTCCTGCATGATGAACCACATGGCGCATCATTGATCGACGCTCTTGCCCGTCACGGCGACGGATTGCCAGCCTATGTGTTGCCGCTGTCGGTCAACGAGTCGACGCAAGTCGGGCTGGAGGCGACCGTCGCGGCGTTCGCCTATGGCGCCAGCGCGGTCCGCTTTCTTCTACGCCAGAAGCCGCGCCACGATCCTCTTGGCCTGACGCAGACGATCGAGCTCGCCGATGCCGTCCTGCAGGGCCTGGGCCTCGGCGACACCAGGGTCGCAACGATCGAGACGGACGATCCGTTTGTGCTGGGTGACCAGCTCCGCGCAATCGTGCCCGCTCCCGCGGTACCGCGCCCCGCGAGTTTCCTGCCCTTGGGGTCCAAGCGGAGCGTCCTTCGGCTTTCCCTCGGCGAACTGCACCGGGCCGCCGCCTCCCCGGTCGACGTCGTCGCCTTGCCGGCGGGGGCGCCGTTCGGTGCCGTTGAGATCGACGCCGAGGGCTGCACGCTCTGCCTGTCTTGCGTCTCGGCCTGCCCGACCGGGGCGCTGTCAGACGATCCGGACGCACCGAAGCTTCGCTTTACCGAAGACGCTTGCGTGCAATGCGGCCTGTGCAAAGCGACCTGTCCCGAGAAGGTCATCAGCCTCGTGCCACGGATGAACTTCCGTACGACCGCCGGGACGGCGCGTGTGTTGAAGGAGGAAGAACCCTTTCATTGCATCCGCTGCAACAAACCGTTCGGCGTCAAAAGCACGATCGAACGGGTGGCGGCAAAACTCGAGGGCAAGCACTGGATGTATCCGGGCTCGGCGAAGCGCCTCGACGTCATCAAGATGTGCGCGGATTGCCGGGTCATCGCCGCAACCGAAGACGATCTCGATCCTTATGGTGCACCGGCGCGCCCGAGGCCGCGCACCACGGACGACTATCTGCGAGAGCGGCAGAAGCGGAATGATGGCTAA
- a CDS encoding ABC transporter permease, with protein MSARRIFAIVYLLLALGFIFLPVVMLVQYSFQDGLLPVPPFKGVSLRWYEAFLANDRLIHAMGNSTLVAIASSAVATTLGFLAAYGMARRKRRLNLGLQLLLMAPIAVSYLIIAMGLLIVFNWLGISRSLLAVGIGHVVINLPLCFAIVYSQLGEHQANIERAAHDLGASDLKALLLITVPMLWPALLAGFLIAATLSWDEFVIAFLLSKFEVTMPVMIWSMLRSGLNPALNAAGTVVFAISILFVILIELIQARSRRHG; from the coding sequence ATGAGCGCGCGCCGAATCTTCGCGATCGTCTATCTGCTGCTGGCGCTGGGCTTCATCTTTCTGCCTGTCGTGATGCTGGTGCAATACTCGTTCCAGGACGGGCTCCTGCCGGTGCCGCCTTTCAAGGGCGTCTCCTTGCGCTGGTACGAGGCCTTCCTCGCCAACGACCGGCTGATCCATGCCATGGGCAACTCGACCCTGGTGGCGATCGCTTCGTCGGCGGTGGCGACGACGCTGGGCTTCCTCGCCGCCTATGGCATGGCGCGGCGCAAGCGGCGGCTCAATCTCGGGCTCCAGCTTCTGTTGATGGCGCCCATCGCCGTCTCCTATCTCATCATCGCGATGGGCCTCCTGATCGTCTTCAACTGGCTCGGCATCTCGCGCTCGCTGCTGGCGGTCGGGATCGGCCATGTCGTGATCAACCTCCCGCTCTGCTTCGCCATCGTCTATTCGCAGCTGGGCGAACATCAGGCCAATATCGAGCGCGCCGCGCATGATCTGGGTGCCAGCGACCTCAAGGCGCTGCTGCTCATCACCGTGCCGATGCTCTGGCCGGCCTTGCTCGCAGGCTTCCTCATCGCCGCGACGCTCTCCTGGGACGAGTTCGTGATCGCCTTCCTGCTCTCCAAGTTCGAAGTCACCATGCCGGTGATGATCTGGAGCATGCTGCGCTCGGGCCTCAACCCGGCCTTGAATGCCGCCGGTACCGTCGTCTTCGCGATCTCGATCCTGTTCGTGATCCTGATCGAGCTGATCCAGGCGCGGAGCCGGCGTCATGGCTGA